The following proteins come from a genomic window of Candidatus Thiodiazotropha sp. CDECU1:
- a CDS encoding ABC transporter permease produces MNSWRIYRIAFQTIITKEVLRFMRIWVQTLLPPAITTTLYFVIFGKLIGDRIGEMDGYRYIDFIVPGLILMAVIQNSYANVVSSFFGTKLQHYIEELLIAPVPHWVVLSGYVVGGVARGTMVGVLVTIISLFFTDLSINSYALTLLVFVLTSILFALAGFINAVYAKSFDDISIVPTFVLTPLTYLGGVFYSIQLLPEIWQKLSLANPVLYMVNTFRFGILGVSDIDVTLALMIILGFIVLLTGFSLVLLSRGVGIKD; encoded by the coding sequence ATGAATAGCTGGCGGATCTACCGTATCGCATTTCAGACCATCATTACGAAGGAAGTGTTGCGCTTCATGCGCATCTGGGTGCAGACACTGCTGCCGCCGGCAATAACCACCACCCTCTATTTTGTCATCTTCGGCAAATTGATCGGTGATCGAATCGGTGAGATGGATGGCTATCGCTATATCGATTTTATCGTTCCGGGTCTTATCCTGATGGCGGTGATCCAGAACTCCTATGCGAATGTGGTGTCATCCTTTTTTGGCACCAAATTGCAGCACTATATCGAGGAGCTGCTGATTGCCCCTGTCCCTCATTGGGTGGTACTGAGTGGCTATGTGGTCGGTGGTGTCGCCCGTGGTACCATGGTCGGCGTGTTGGTCACTATAATCTCCCTGTTCTTCACCGATCTCAGCATCAACAGTTATGCTTTGACCTTGCTGGTGTTTGTGCTTACATCCATCCTGTTTGCCTTGGCGGGTTTCATCAATGCAGTGTATGCCAAAAGCTTCGATGATATATCCATAGTGCCGACCTTTGTGTTGACGCCACTGACCTATCTTGGCGGGGTGTTTTACTCCATACAACTGCTTCCGGAGATATGGCAAAAGTTGTCCCTGGCGAATCCGGTGCTCTACATGGTCAACACGTTCCGTTTCGGCATCCTGGGTGTCTCCGATATCGATGTGACCCTGGCATTGATGATTATTCTGGGATTTATCGTCTTGTTGACAGGATTCAGCCTGGTACTACTCTCCCGTGGTGTCGGCATTAAAG
- a CDS encoding ABC transporter ATP-binding protein, translated as MTALVINNLHKTYRNGFEALKGIDLKVEEGDFFALLGPNGAGKSTAISIIASLINKSAGEVVIYGHDLDLEKDQAKSLLGLVPQEFNFNMWEPVVEILVNQAGYYGIPRKPAFQRAEAALQRLGLWEKRNTQARWLSGGMKRRLMIARALVHQPRLLILDEPTAGVDIEIRRSMWSFMREINQQGTTIILTTHYLEEAESLCRNIAIIDHGRIVEQTSMSRLLSQLHTEVFLLNLASPVSRLPDLQEYRATLVDSEIIEVEVVRDQSMNQLFQQLSQQGIEVVSMRNKQNRLEQMFVDLVDRSKQQRVGNDE; from the coding sequence GTGACTGCCCTCGTAATCAATAATCTCCACAAGACCTACCGCAACGGCTTTGAGGCCTTAAAAGGCATCGATCTCAAGGTTGAAGAGGGGGACTTTTTCGCCCTCTTGGGACCGAATGGTGCCGGCAAGTCCACCGCTATCAGCATCATTGCCTCGCTGATCAATAAGAGCGCTGGTGAGGTCGTGATCTATGGCCATGATCTGGATCTTGAGAAGGATCAGGCGAAGTCTCTGCTCGGCCTGGTACCCCAGGAGTTCAATTTCAACATGTGGGAACCGGTGGTGGAGATCCTGGTCAATCAGGCAGGCTATTATGGGATCCCGCGAAAGCCGGCATTCCAACGGGCCGAGGCGGCTTTGCAAAGATTGGGGTTATGGGAAAAACGCAACACCCAGGCTAGATGGCTCTCAGGGGGGATGAAGCGTCGCTTGATGATTGCCAGGGCCCTGGTGCATCAGCCCAGACTGTTGATTCTTGATGAGCCGACCGCTGGTGTCGATATCGAAATTCGTCGCTCGATGTGGAGTTTCATGCGCGAGATCAATCAACAGGGGACGACCATTATTCTGACCACCCACTATCTGGAAGAGGCGGAGAGCCTGTGTCGCAATATTGCCATCATTGATCATGGGCGAATCGTCGAACAGACCAGTATGTCGAGATTGCTGAGTCAACTGCATACCGAGGTATTCCTGCTCAACCTGGCATCACCGGTCAGCAGGCTGCCCGATCTGCAGGAGTATCGTGCCACATTGGTCGATAGTGAAATCATTGAAGTGGAAGTTGTGCGTGACCAGAGTATGAATCAGTTGTTCCAGCAACTCTCGCAACAGGGAATCGAAGTCGTCAGCATGCGCAACAAACAAAATCGTTTGGAACAGATGTTTGTCGACCTGGTCGACCGATCCAAGCAGCAGCGGGTAGGAAACGATGAATAG
- a CDS encoding ParA family protein: MMHIIGVYNIKGGVGKTATAVNLSYLAAKQGYRTLIWDLDPQAAATFYFRIQAKVKGSKKLIKGKFDLDDVVKATDFENLDMLPADFSYRNMDLRLEDAKKPTKQLLKLLRPLSKNYDYVFLDCPPSISLVSENIFRAAEGLLLPLIPTTLSLRTYQQLLDFLQGHRITGLKLMPFFSMADRRKRMHLDIMRNFPDAHGELLQAQIPYASDVEKMGIHRMPVQAFSPNCFAASAYQALWMDVQNRLG, encoded by the coding sequence ATGATGCATATCATCGGCGTCTACAATATCAAGGGCGGGGTTGGTAAGACTGCGACCGCAGTCAATCTCTCCTATCTCGCTGCTAAACAGGGTTATCGCACCCTGATTTGGGACTTGGATCCCCAGGCAGCCGCGACCTTCTATTTTCGTATTCAAGCGAAGGTAAAGGGCAGTAAAAAGCTTATCAAGGGTAAGTTCGACCTGGACGATGTGGTCAAGGCGACAGATTTTGAGAATCTCGATATGCTGCCTGCCGACTTCTCCTATCGCAATATGGATCTGCGACTGGAGGATGCGAAGAAACCCACCAAGCAGCTGCTGAAGCTGTTGCGCCCCCTTTCAAAAAACTATGACTATGTGTTCCTTGATTGCCCGCCGAGTATTTCACTGGTTTCGGAGAATATCTTCCGTGCCGCCGAGGGGCTGCTGTTGCCCTTGATACCCACCACACTTTCGTTGCGCACCTACCAACAGCTTCTCGATTTTCTGCAAGGCCACCGCATCACCGGATTGAAGTTAATGCCTTTCTTTTCCATGGCGGATCGACGTAAGCGTATGCATCTGGATATAATGAGGAATTTCCCGGACGCTCACGGTGAACTGTTGCAGGCACAGATCCCCTATGCCAGCGATGTCGAGAAGATGGGAATCCATCGGATGCCGGTGCAGGCGTTTTCGCCCAACTGTTTTGCCGCCAGCGCCTACCAGGCACTATGGATGGATGTACAGAACCGCCTAGGCTAA
- a CDS encoding CYTH and CHAD domain-containing protein, whose translation MAQHPLTYLLPEELDFEGFKRILSESYPLLEDTPVKVKQTYYDSFDWRVWQAGGELRYEQGEQNKLCWVDKKKSHCQAIESAPGFSQDIPAGPVRERLVPVLEMRVLLPMVHINQQRHTLRILDADEKTVVRVILQKNQFSAVKGRLKGDLDGRIVLQPLKGYESDFLKLKQQFASLKLRLSEQSLYHDALLGVERKPGDYSSKLNFRLDPDAPAHETARQIMLNLLDTLEANVDGTRANLDSEFLHDLRVATRRTRSAMSQIKGVFDVQQLAPFKQAFGWIGQITGETRDLDVYLLQYPDYQASLPKMVQDDLDPFHTFLQQHHKQAQAELVKKINSPHFRKSLKAWRSWLQDSGVDSSQAPNAMRPTVELADKRIGKLHKRVLKDGIGIGHDSPAEQLHELRKDCKKLRYLMEFFQSLYPKPAIRGLIRSLKVILDNLGEFQDLEVQAKSLEKFGAQMMQEGAPASALMAMGILVGRLLERQQQARDAFVDLFADFSSESKQNAFHQLFGVR comes from the coding sequence ATGGCACAACACCCACTTACCTATCTATTGCCTGAAGAGCTCGATTTCGAAGGATTCAAGCGAATACTTTCTGAATCCTATCCATTGTTGGAAGATACCCCGGTTAAGGTAAAGCAGACCTATTACGACAGTTTCGACTGGCGCGTCTGGCAGGCGGGGGGAGAGTTGCGCTACGAGCAGGGCGAGCAAAATAAACTGTGTTGGGTGGATAAAAAAAAATCTCACTGCCAAGCCATCGAATCAGCCCCAGGGTTCAGCCAGGATATCCCCGCTGGCCCGGTCCGGGAGCGCCTGGTGCCGGTGTTGGAGATGCGTGTCTTGCTACCCATGGTGCATATCAATCAGCAGCGACATACCTTGCGTATTCTCGATGCCGATGAGAAGACGGTTGTCAGAGTCATCCTGCAGAAGAATCAATTCAGCGCGGTCAAGGGCAGGTTAAAGGGTGACCTGGATGGCCGGATTGTGCTGCAGCCGTTAAAGGGCTATGAGAGTGATTTCCTGAAGCTTAAACAACAGTTCGCATCACTCAAACTCAGACTGTCGGAGCAGAGTCTGTACCATGACGCATTGCTGGGTGTGGAGCGCAAACCGGGCGATTACAGCTCCAAGCTCAATTTCAGGCTCGATCCGGATGCCCCTGCGCATGAAACGGCCCGCCAGATCATGCTGAATCTGCTGGATACCCTGGAAGCCAATGTGGATGGCACCAGGGCGAATCTGGACAGCGAGTTTCTCCACGATTTGCGGGTTGCCACCCGGCGTACCCGTTCGGCTATGAGCCAGATAAAAGGGGTGTTCGATGTGCAACAGCTGGCGCCATTCAAGCAGGCTTTTGGCTGGATTGGACAAATAACCGGGGAGACAAGGGATCTGGATGTCTATCTGTTGCAATATCCCGATTATCAGGCCTCCCTGCCAAAGATGGTTCAAGATGATCTCGATCCTTTTCACACCTTTCTGCAGCAACACCACAAGCAGGCCCAAGCCGAGCTGGTGAAGAAAATCAACTCACCTCATTTCAGAAAGTCCCTGAAGGCCTGGCGTAGCTGGTTGCAGGATTCAGGGGTGGATAGTTCGCAGGCTCCAAACGCCATGCGTCCGACAGTAGAGTTGGCCGATAAGCGCATCGGGAAACTCCACAAGAGGGTACTCAAGGATGGTATCGGCATCGGCCATGATTCACCCGCTGAGCAACTGCACGAACTCCGCAAGGATTGTAAAAAACTACGCTATTTAATGGAGTTCTTTCAGAGCCTATACCCCAAGCCGGCAATCCGTGGGCTGATCAGGTCATTGAAGGTGATCCTTGATAATCTTGGGGAGTTCCAGGACCTGGAAGTACAGGCAAAATCATTGGAGAAGTTTGGTGCACAGATGATGCAAGAGGGGGCGCCAGCCAGTGCACTGATGGCCATGGGCATTCTCGTTGGCAGGCTTTTGGAGAGACAGCAGCAGGCCAGGGATGCCTTTGTTGATCTGTTTGCCGATTTCAGCAGCGAGTCGAAACAAAACGCCTTTCATCAGCTGTTTGGGGTGAGATGA
- the pepN gene encoding aminopeptidase N, with product MRTKNAKTIHLKDYRPPEYLIDDVELFIDLLDESAQVTSRLHIRKNPASGTLNPALKLDGEGLQLQAVALDDQPLPDEAYQVDERTLTVPNVPDRFVLTTQVVIYPQKNTALEGLYRSGGLYCTQCEAEGFRRITYYLDRPDVMARFATTISASKADNPVMLANGNCVEERELEGGRHLVCWKDPFPKPCYLFAMVAGNLRFQQDSFTTLSGREVDLRIYVEPENIDKCDHAMSSLKKAMAWDEERYGREYDLDIYMIVAVNDFNMGAMENKGLNIFNSKYVLARTDTATDNDYQGIEGVIAHEYFHNWTGNRITCRDWFQLSLKEGLTVFRDQEFSADMGSRGVKRIDDVRLLRSHQFAEDAGPMAHPVRPDSYIEINNFYTVTVYEKGAEVVRMQANLLGPELYRKATDLYFRRHDGEAVTTDDFVRCMEDASGRDLTQFRLWYSQSGTPVVEVEAEYNAQQGSYRLSFRQHCPDTPGQQDKRPFHIPVAIALLDREGNELPLQLQGEAEPQATRRVLELSAADQQFTFVGFEEQPIPSLLRGFSAPVKLRYPATDEELMFLMARDTDDFNRWDASQALAQRTLLKLVADYRAGKNLSLDAGLAGAFETALKNSAADKALLSEVLRLPGESTLGDQMDVVDVEAIHHVREWLKHALASRLRHHLIDVYQQNCAGYAYDIESTSIARRRLRNLALDYLMHLDDPEIHKLCYNQFQTANNMTDVMAALSCLSNTDCPERDQALAAFEKQWIDEPLVMDKWFAVQASSRLPGTLQQVKALMEHKAFSLRNPNKVRSLIGVFCSINVNAFHMPDGSGYAFLTDQVIALDRLNPQIAARMIRIMSRWRRYDELRQGLMRAQFERVLSHADISKDVYEIASKCLAEAGDD from the coding sequence ATGCGAACAAAAAACGCAAAAACCATCCATTTGAAGGATTATCGTCCTCCTGAATACCTGATTGATGATGTAGAACTGTTTATTGACCTGTTGGATGAGTCAGCCCAGGTCACCAGCCGTTTGCATATTCGGAAAAACCCGGCCAGTGGAACGTTGAATCCCGCCTTGAAGCTGGATGGTGAAGGGTTGCAGTTGCAGGCTGTAGCGCTGGATGATCAGCCTCTCCCTGATGAGGCCTACCAGGTCGATGAGCGGACTCTGACCGTCCCCAATGTACCGGATCGTTTTGTCCTGACTACACAGGTTGTGATCTATCCGCAAAAAAATACCGCCCTTGAAGGGCTCTATCGGTCAGGGGGACTCTATTGCACCCAGTGCGAGGCCGAGGGCTTCAGGCGTATCACCTACTATCTCGATCGCCCGGATGTGATGGCGCGTTTTGCAACCACCATCAGCGCCAGTAAGGCTGATAATCCTGTCATGCTGGCAAATGGAAATTGTGTCGAGGAGAGGGAGCTGGAGGGTGGTCGCCATCTGGTGTGCTGGAAAGATCCCTTTCCCAAGCCCTGCTATCTGTTTGCCATGGTCGCCGGTAATTTGCGCTTTCAGCAGGATAGTTTTACCACCCTCTCTGGCCGGGAGGTCGACCTGCGAATCTACGTGGAGCCGGAGAACATCGATAAATGCGATCATGCCATGAGCTCATTGAAAAAGGCCATGGCCTGGGATGAAGAGCGCTACGGACGCGAGTATGACCTGGATATCTACATGATCGTGGCGGTGAATGATTTCAACATGGGCGCAATGGAGAACAAGGGCCTGAATATATTCAACTCCAAGTATGTACTGGCCCGCACCGATACCGCGACCGACAACGACTATCAGGGTATCGAGGGGGTGATTGCCCATGAGTATTTCCATAACTGGACCGGGAATCGGATCACCTGTCGCGATTGGTTTCAGCTTAGCCTGAAGGAGGGGCTGACGGTTTTTCGCGATCAGGAGTTTTCCGCCGATATGGGATCCCGTGGGGTCAAGCGAATCGATGACGTGCGTCTGCTGCGCAGCCATCAGTTTGCCGAGGATGCAGGCCCGATGGCTCATCCTGTGCGCCCGGACAGCTATATAGAGATCAATAATTTCTACACCGTGACGGTGTATGAGAAGGGGGCTGAAGTGGTGCGCATGCAGGCCAATCTTCTTGGTCCTGAACTCTATCGAAAGGCAACGGATCTCTACTTCCGCCGCCATGATGGTGAGGCCGTCACCACCGATGATTTTGTTCGGTGCATGGAGGATGCCAGTGGTCGGGATCTGACCCAGTTTCGTCTCTGGTACAGCCAGTCGGGTACACCGGTGGTTGAGGTGGAGGCTGAGTATAATGCCCAACAGGGCAGCTATCGACTCAGCTTTCGTCAGCACTGCCCGGATACACCGGGACAACAGGATAAAAGGCCCTTCCATATACCCGTTGCGATAGCCCTGTTGGATCGGGAGGGAAACGAGCTCCCGTTGCAGTTGCAGGGTGAGGCGGAACCACAAGCTACCCGGCGGGTGCTGGAGCTGTCTGCTGCGGATCAGCAATTCACCTTTGTCGGCTTCGAGGAGCAGCCGATACCCTCGCTGCTGAGGGGATTCTCAGCACCGGTCAAGCTGCGCTATCCCGCGACTGACGAAGAGCTGATGTTTCTGATGGCCAGGGACACGGATGACTTCAATCGATGGGATGCTTCCCAGGCCCTGGCACAGAGGACCTTGTTGAAACTGGTGGCTGACTATCGGGCTGGAAAAAACCTCTCGTTGGACGCAGGTCTGGCTGGGGCCTTTGAGACCGCCCTGAAAAACAGTGCCGCCGACAAGGCGCTGCTGAGTGAAGTATTGCGGCTCCCCGGCGAGTCCACTTTGGGTGACCAGATGGACGTTGTGGACGTGGAGGCGATCCATCATGTCAGGGAGTGGCTCAAGCATGCATTGGCCAGTCGACTACGCCATCATCTAATAGATGTCTACCAGCAAAATTGCGCTGGTTATGCCTACGATATTGAGTCCACATCCATTGCCAGGCGCAGGTTGAGAAACCTGGCGTTGGATTATCTTATGCATTTGGATGATCCCGAGATCCACAAGCTCTGTTATAATCAGTTTCAAACAGCGAACAATATGACTGATGTGATGGCGGCACTCAGTTGCCTGTCCAACACCGATTGTCCGGAGCGGGATCAGGCCCTCGCCGCCTTTGAGAAACAGTGGATTGACGAACCGCTGGTAATGGACAAGTGGTTTGCAGTACAGGCGAGTTCCCGTCTGCCCGGGACACTGCAACAGGTCAAGGCATTGATGGAGCATAAGGCTTTCTCGCTGCGTAATCCGAACAAGGTTCGCAGTCTGATTGGTGTCTTCTGCAGTATCAACGTCAATGCCTTTCACATGCCTGACGGCTCCGGATACGCATTCCTCACCGATCAGGTCATAGCCCTTGACCGGTTGAACCCGCAAATTGCGGCAAGGATGATCCGGATCATGAGTCGCTGGCGTCGTTATGATGAATTGCGCCAGGGGTTGATGCGTGCCCAGTTCGAACGGGTTCTGTCTCACGCCGATATCTCGAAGGATGTCTATGAGATAGCCAGCAAATGCCTGGCTGAAGCTGGTGATGACTAG
- the grxC gene encoding glutaredoxin 3, with amino-acid sequence MPNVVMYSTAICPYCVRAKHLLENKGVTFEEIRIDHNHEVMQEMMRRSNRHTVPQIFIDDYHVGGYDDLASLEMSGQLDHLLGRSEL; translated from the coding sequence ATGCCAAATGTTGTCATGTATTCAACCGCAATCTGTCCGTATTGCGTTCGTGCCAAGCATCTGCTGGAAAATAAAGGTGTGACTTTTGAGGAGATTCGTATCGACCACAATCACGAAGTGATGCAGGAAATGATGCGTCGCAGCAACCGACACACCGTTCCCCAGATATTCATCGATGACTATCATGTAGGTGGCTACGATGATCTAGCCTCACTTGAAATGTCGGGCCAACTCGATCACTTGCTGGGTAGATCGGAGCTGTGA
- a CDS encoding RNA-binding S4 domain-containing protein, producing the protein MNQPLDKTPQKVRLDKWLWAARFFKTRQIASEAINGGKVHLNGQRTKPGKEIKTGSQLRIHKGALEWDITVRVLATKRRPAAEARGFYDETAESIERREKMSDALRLERSMSPRLDHGKPNKRERRMIHRFTGKSS; encoded by the coding sequence GTGAATCAACCGCTGGACAAGACGCCGCAAAAAGTCCGCTTGGATAAGTGGTTGTGGGCTGCGCGCTTTTTCAAGACTCGCCAGATTGCCTCAGAGGCCATAAACGGTGGTAAGGTACATCTCAATGGCCAGCGGACAAAACCCGGCAAGGAGATAAAAACAGGGTCGCAACTGCGCATCCACAAAGGGGCCTTGGAGTGGGATATCACCGTGCGGGTGTTGGCAACCAAGAGAAGACCGGCTGCAGAGGCGCGCGGTTTTTATGATGAGACAGCCGAAAGCATCGAGCGCCGTGAAAAAATGAGTGATGCATTGCGACTCGAACGATCGATGTCGCCCAGATTGGATCATGGTAAACCCAATAAGAGAGAGAGACGCATGATTCACCGATTCACCGGAAAGTCCAGCTGA
- a CDS encoding sulfur reduction protein DsrS, with the protein MELTNEDSLRLNVLLANKPQAIRIDESSMTLFGLTEQGESRITLNPTCRDDIYLRRVREVLSGHVQGSPGGYPVYLKRWNRMGQTRDENLEQLLLLGEPEAVVAFTCAKGITDELARRAWWISQDPDNARRMLNNPQIAAGSMGPELASFLVEYLPFETEPMVIIESLRLVLQPGLISEEEKIGLWNRCQRKPTYYLGFLTALPDDLPVRSAPGTLSDEELAGLRPLSEQDNPFAVQLLRIHSSAGQGFIATALQVMEKPANQDVVTTLLDVIRDYLHSLRPTGDPDLTLEALQAEADGLSTQAFRECCEIAGQREAELRILYLMSGLGYGVVRPVLCNTDAIGSLMRKKLTPIFEPLKGLFKQLQTG; encoded by the coding sequence ATGGAGCTGACGAACGAAGATTCGTTGCGCTTGAATGTACTATTGGCAAACAAGCCACAGGCGATACGCATTGACGAATCGAGTATGACCCTGTTTGGTTTGACTGAACAGGGTGAATCCAGGATCACCCTCAATCCCACTTGTCGTGATGACATCTATCTGCGTAGAGTGCGTGAGGTACTCTCCGGTCATGTGCAGGGTTCTCCAGGTGGTTATCCGGTCTATCTCAAACGCTGGAATCGCATGGGGCAGACCCGGGATGAGAACCTGGAACAGTTGCTGCTGCTGGGTGAGCCGGAGGCAGTGGTGGCCTTTACCTGTGCCAAGGGTATAACCGACGAATTGGCAAGACGTGCCTGGTGGATCAGTCAGGATCCTGACAATGCCCGCCGAATGCTGAATAACCCGCAGATCGCAGCTGGCAGTATGGGACCGGAACTGGCCAGCTTTCTGGTGGAATATCTCCCCTTTGAAACTGAACCGATGGTGATCATAGAGAGCCTGCGCCTGGTATTGCAGCCCGGCCTGATCAGTGAAGAGGAGAAGATCGGCCTATGGAACCGCTGTCAACGCAAGCCGACCTACTATCTTGGTTTTCTTACCGCCTTGCCCGACGATCTGCCTGTGCGGTCTGCACCAGGTACTCTGTCTGATGAGGAGCTGGCAGGATTGCGTCCGTTGTCTGAACAGGATAATCCATTTGCTGTTCAGCTGTTGCGAATTCACTCGTCAGCCGGACAAGGCTTCATTGCAACCGCGTTGCAAGTCATGGAGAAACCGGCCAATCAGGATGTGGTCACGACACTGCTTGATGTGATTCGTGACTATCTGCATTCGTTACGCCCAACAGGCGATCCTGATCTGACCCTGGAAGCGCTGCAGGCTGAAGCGGATGGCTTGTCCACTCAGGCCTTTCGGGAGTGTTGTGAAATTGCCGGTCAGCGGGAAGCCGAGTTGCGCATACTCTATCTGATGTCCGGTCTTGGGTATGGAGTTGTCAGACCGGTTTTGTGTAACACGGATGCAATCGGTTCACTGATGCGGAAGAAGTTGACGCCGATATTCGAACCGTTGAAAGGACTCTTCAAGCAATTACAGACTGGCTAG
- a CDS encoding HesB/IscA family protein — MFKITPRAAQQIQQAAKMGGTEGMALRFAAQKKEDGTFDYLMGFDDAKDDDIQFDSEGVSVIMEPEFFSLLDETTMDFTELDDGESQFIFINPKDSNYTPPKEPVQ, encoded by the coding sequence ATGTTTAAAATAACACCGCGGGCAGCGCAACAGATTCAACAAGCGGCCAAGATGGGTGGCACGGAAGGTATGGCTTTGCGTTTTGCTGCACAAAAGAAAGAGGATGGTACTTTTGACTATCTGATGGGTTTCGATGACGCCAAGGACGATGATATCCAGTTCGATTCCGAAGGGGTCAGTGTGATCATGGAGCCTGAGTTTTTCTCCCTGCTCGATGAGACAACCATGGATTTCACTGAATTGGATGATGGCGAAAGCCAATTCATTTTCATCAACCCAAAAGACAGCAACTACACGCCACCGAAAGAGCCGGTTCAATAG
- a CDS encoding cobyrinate a,c-diamide synthase, whose amino-acid sequence MSAIYLSAAHKSSGKTTLAIGLARVLVKRGIALQPFKKGPDYIDPLWLSAAAGRDCYNLDFYTQSREEISQKYATYMDGMEMALIEGNKGLFDGVDIEGSNSNAAMAAFLDTPVVLVINCRGMTRGIAPLLLGYQAFDHNIHIAGLILNQVGGARHQSKLVQVVEHYTDIPVLGAIQADSRLQIDERHLGLIPSNESDLSEQIIQLLAATVEQQIDIEKLIEIAANASSPSAKTTGSSPYSLPKNPLRIAIARDRAFGFYYPDDLDMFRALGVEIVEIDTLNDKKLPEIDGLFLGGGFPEMAMEALEANRSMRHAIADYVEQDGPVYAECGGLIYLTRSLTWGAKKCRMVGVIPADTRMHEKPQGRGYVRLRDTGRGPWPRLPNEASNPVVHAHEFHYSSLESLEGDEEDFVYRVERGTGIDGEFDGYLYKNLLASYTHMRNVGGNNWVQRFVAHVDGLKGDRCLK is encoded by the coding sequence GTGTCAGCGATATACCTATCAGCCGCCCATAAATCCTCCGGTAAGACGACCCTGGCCATAGGACTTGCCAGAGTCCTGGTGAAACGCGGTATCGCACTCCAGCCTTTCAAGAAAGGACCTGACTATATCGATCCCCTGTGGCTCTCCGCTGCCGCGGGTAGGGATTGCTACAACCTCGATTTTTATACCCAGAGCAGAGAGGAGATATCACAAAAATACGCCACCTATATGGATGGCATGGAGATGGCGCTGATTGAGGGAAACAAGGGGCTTTTCGATGGGGTGGACATCGAGGGTTCAAACAGCAATGCGGCCATGGCAGCCTTTCTGGATACACCGGTGGTTCTGGTGATCAACTGTCGTGGCATGACGAGAGGCATCGCCCCCCTGCTGCTGGGCTATCAGGCATTTGATCACAACATCCACATAGCTGGCCTGATCCTGAATCAGGTTGGGGGGGCCAGGCATCAGTCCAAGCTGGTCCAGGTCGTCGAACACTATACGGATATCCCTGTTTTAGGTGCGATTCAGGCAGATAGTCGGCTGCAGATCGACGAGCGACACTTGGGGTTGATTCCAAGCAATGAGAGTGATTTATCAGAACAGATTATTCAGCTGTTGGCAGCTACCGTCGAGCAACAGATCGACATCGAAAAATTAATTGAAATTGCAGCGAATGCCTCGTCACCCTCCGCCAAAACCACAGGATCTTCGCCCTATTCTCTGCCGAAGAATCCACTTAGAATCGCCATTGCACGGGATCGTGCGTTCGGATTTTACTATCCGGACGATTTGGATATGTTTCGCGCCCTGGGTGTGGAAATAGTAGAAATCGATACCTTGAATGACAAGAAACTGCCTGAAATTGATGGGCTTTTTCTAGGTGGAGGATTCCCGGAAATGGCCATGGAGGCGCTTGAGGCGAATCGATCCATGCGCCATGCAATTGCCGATTATGTGGAGCAGGACGGACCGGTCTACGCAGAGTGTGGTGGTTTGATCTATCTAACCAGGAGCCTTACCTGGGGCGCTAAAAAATGTAGAATGGTCGGAGTGATTCCGGCTGATACCCGGATGCATGAAAAGCCACAGGGTAGAGGGTATGTGCGTTTGCGGGATACCGGCAGGGGGCCTTGGCCCCGACTCCCGAATGAAGCATCGAATCCGGTGGTCCATGCCCACGAGTTTCACTATTCATCCCTGGAGTCACTTGAGGGCGATGAGGAAGATTTCGTTTACAGGGTGGAACGCGGCACTGGTATCGATGGCGAATTTGACGGTTATCTCTACAAAAACCTGCTGGCGAGCTATACGCACATGAGAAATGTAGGCGGTAACAATTGGGTTCAGCGTTTTGTGGCGCATGTGGATGGGTTAAAGGGTGACAGATGTTTAAAATAA